Part of the Nostoc sp. ATCC 53789 genome, TGATTAAGGCAAGATAAACCCGTAAGTATTTTTGAAGATATTCTGGGCAGTAGTACCACTTAAGTAGGTAGAAAAACTCTGTGCTGTCGATAAAACTGTAGTGTTGGCGAGTATACCCAGTGGATAGACAATCGGATCGCTTTCTGTTGTTAAAGCAGTTTCTACGACTCTTACCTTGGTAGAAATTGCAGCATCGGTTTTGTAAACTGCACCTGCATCAATAGTTTTACTTACGCCTCCAACTACAAGAGTTTTATTTTCAACAGCAGTTAAGACATTACGCACATTGCTAGCGAGGTATGTTTTAGGGCTAACAGTAGTGAAAATACCTCGGCTAGTAAGAACTTGTTTGGCATAATTTCCTGCTGGTACAACTGGCGGAGTACCTGTGTAGTCACCTATCGCGATGCCGGTAATGTTGGCGTTGGTCAAACCATTGAAGCTAGTCAGAGCAGCACTACCAGCACTAACAGGAGGTGTCGTAGGAGCAATCAAAACTAGACGGTTTTTAACAATGTTCTTACGGCTACCTGCAACTAATTTACTTGGGGTTGCATTTTGCAAGACATCTATTTGATCAGTAGCCGCAGAAATGAAAATATCTGCTGCTGCTCCTGCTTGTATTTGGCTAAGTAAGGTGCCAGAAGCACCAAAAGTATAGACAACATTAACACTTGGGTTAGCACTTTGGTACTGAGTCTTAATATCATTAAGCGCATTTGTTAAGCTGACAGCTGCAAACACTCTAAGTGTGGTTGTGGAGTTTGCTGGCGATAAATTGATAAACTGGGAGCCTATTACCAGCATCATGCTGGTAACTGCTGTAGCAATCCAAGCGATAAGTCTTCTTCTGTTCATGAAATTTATAGTTTGGGGAAAATATTACCTAAAAGTCTCATTGTTGACTTACCTGACTTACGTACAGGCAACAGAAAATAAACTGCATAGAATGCAGAGGATATGGATAAACCTCATTTAGAGAGAATTTTGGCGTAATTCCTACGCACGAAAAATCCTGGAAATAAACGGTCTCGCAACTGCTAAAAGCATTGGTTATGATGAGCCGTTATTATTTCCAAGTAGAATTACACAAACAAAAAGTGAAATGTATTTAGTGATGAAATAATATCAGTTAAACACGTTTATTACCAACATTTTTGGTTATCAAATCCTGACAAAAAGTTTGAATAAGGCAAGTCAAACTTTGAAAATCCCCTAAATTGCTTGTCCAGCATAGGTTTTTTAGTAAATTGGTCAAAAGCTACTAAGATACCTTTTTACCAACAAAGTATTTTTAAATGAGTTTTTGCCTAATTTAGTTGGTATTCTAATTGCTGTACTAATACTAGTGACAAGCGATCGCACTTACCGATGTGTAAAAAAGGAGCGATATCTGCGGCGGTAAACCACGAATCCAGGAGTGCTTGTAACTCACCCATATAGATCAACTACATATAATTCTCTCTTTGTATAAAAATATATATAAACTTTTATGCTATCAATAAAAAAATTGATTTGACATACGCCTAACGATAGATAGCTTTTATGGAAAGATAGTTTAGATTTGTAACAGGTTACACAGAACTAGGTAAAACACATGGCCAACATAATTGACACTGCCACTAACAATGGTTCTTTCAAGACACTAGTTGCAGCAATCCAAGCGGCTGGTCTGGTAGATACACTGAAAGGTGATGGCCCATTCACCGTCTTCGCACCCACAGATGAAGCATTTAACAAGCTTCCAGCAGGTACAGTAGACGCATTACTGAAAGATATTCCAAAGCTCAAGAAAATCTTGACCTATCATGTAGTCTCAGGTAAAGTACTGGCTGCTGATGTAGCTAAACTGAAGACAGCTAAAACAGTTGAAGGTTCAGATGTAAAAATTGACGCTTCTAATGGCGTTAAAATCAATGATGCAAAAGTTGCAACAGCAGATGTTGCTGCTGATAACGGTGTCATCCACGTAATTGACACAGTTTTGATTCCTGCATAAGCAAACTTCAGAATAGTGAATGCTATTTCTGGGGTGGCGACTACCTATAGTCGTTTCTTGATTAAAATCTGGTTGAATGTTTTTTAGTAAACACCAACTACCAACAAACCCATCTAGACAGGATCTAGATGGGTTTATTGTTTAATTAAGTATAATCAAATTTTGAGTTTTGCTAAACCCAAATAACGGATACCTTCGGGGGATATGTCAAAACGGCAAGGTAAGACTTCTAAACCAAGAGCGATCGCATCCCGCAATAATTTACCATAGACAGGATCTGTGCGATCGCCAGGGGAGAACTCGATACAATCACCGCGATTAATAAAGTAAAGCATCACCGCACGAGTTAAAGGTAGCAACGCCATTAGTTCTCGCAAGTGCTTTTGTCCTCTTGTAGTTTCCGTGTCGGGAAATAAAGCTAGTCTCCCCTCAGACAAAGTTGTATTTTTAACTTCTAAATAAATCGGGCGTTCCTCATCACTCCCCGTCAAGAAAAAATCTACTCGACTTTTTTTATCTAGCCCATAAACCACCTCGCCCTTGATTTGACTATACTCACCCAATTCTGGGAAAAGATATTTTGCCAAAGCTAGCTTTACTACCCGATTGGGCAAAAAAGTATTTATGCCTACCCAAGTCGGCTCATTGTCATGTACCTGAATGAGTTCTAAAGTGTAAGCCAATTTGCGGTTAAGATTATCGCTTTTGGAAAGCTGTACAGCACTTTGGGGAGTTGATACTCCAGTCATTGGCCCTGTATTAGGACAGTGTGCTGTCACTATTTCGCCAGAAGTAAGTTGAACGTCAGCAAAAAATCGCTTGTAACGCTTGAGTAAAATACCCGGATACAAAGGTGGGTAACGGTAAAGCCAATCCATCATTATAAAACCTTGGGGATTTGCAAGAAAATAAGATACCAATTAAACGGGGAAAATTGTGATATCCCATTTAGGTAGAGTTTCGGAAGGTTGCCAGAAGGTTTGGTAGTGTTCTAACTCTTGTGAGAGAACCTTGATTCCTTTTTCATAGGTTGCTTCAACACGGTGAACAATGGGTGCAATCCCTTTCCAAGTCATATTGGAAGCCCACTTGATGGCAACTTCAATCGAATCCAGAATTGCGCCATTCCAATAGTTCTCTAGGGCTGCCCAACACCTCTCTATGGGATTGTACTTGCTATGGTACGGAGGATAGTAAATCAGTCGGATTCTTAAATTAATTGCTTGAGACAGTTCAACCATACGTTTGATAAACTGTGTGCGGTTACTGCGAGTTGCTGCACCACCATCAAGGTCAATCACCCATTCATCATAATCTTGGTAATCGTGTTGATTCTCATACCACCAAGCAGTTAAACAATCGACAATAAAATCACTGGTTTCAGCCGACTGACCTAAGTAAATCGTAAGCTTTTCACTGTGTGTGTTGAGAATGCCAAAAGGAACTAAGACTGCCTCCCACTGTGTATCGTGGTCATCCGCAGCTTTTGCTTCCAGTGTTCGAGCTTTACCACCTCTGGAAAGATTGCCAATCTTCACCTTGGCTTTAGTATCGATAGAGACTCGCAACGATTTGGGATTCTCATCCGATGCCTGATTTTCCTGAAACACATTGTCGAAAATGGCATCTGTTTGCGGAATCTTTTTCAAGGGCTTTGTTTTTTGTGTTTTTTTAGGCGATACCCCAAGCTATTAAGAATCTTCCCCAGAGTTTGACGAGACGGCAATTGACTGTGGTCATAACCTATTTCACTGATTAATGCTTCTCGTACCGCTCTGGCACTGATACGAGCATATAGAAAGGTCGATTGAAATTTTGGATCTGCTTGGGCTTGAGCATCTACCAAAGAACAAATATCTGCTTCTAAATTGGGCAGAATCTCAACACTATTATGTCGTCCCCTTGCATGATAGTTATCCACACAGACTATCCCTGTCCGCCGTTCATGCAAGCCAAGTTGTACACAGGAGCGATTCCATCCTAAAACTGTTTCTGCAATGCGTGCTGAACTATCGAAGTAATCTTCAGTAACTTTTGCCATGAAGTCTCTTTTACAGCTGCCAGTTAGTTTCTTGGCTGCATCTTTGAAGGTAGATTTTATGGTGTCGGTAAGCATGAACCCTGTGATTCCAATTCTAGAAATTCAGAGCAAACGCGGGCAGATCCGCGCCTCCTATTCTTCTAGAATGACTGGTATTTTATTTTCTTGCAAGCCCCTTGTTGCTGCTAGTAAATATACGTCGATTCCTTACCCACCTAACTCTCAACAGTAAATCTTTGCAGCCGCAACTCCACCCTGTGACAGAAATCAAGCAACTTTATATATCATAGATTGTCAACTTTTGTAGTTAAATTAACAACATAGTAATAAAAAGTAGCATATACTAAGCATTATAAGCCTCCCATAAAAAATCCGGGAGATTTCAACGTGCAAGGAGGTAAATCCTATGCAAAAATTGGAGACAGCAACGGAATTAGAATATGCTTTTCTGTTTACTCTAAGAAAAGTAAATTCAATCAATCCAGAAGGTTTCAAGCCATTTTTTAGTAATATGCCTATTGATCCTTACATCAAAGGCAACTATCGTTCCAGAAGATTATCTCGGTTTACAGTTTCTGGAAATCAGTTAATCAAATTACCTCATGGCTATCTCTTTCAAAGTAAAGAGTATAATCCATTAGTGGGTGATATAAAAAGAGAGTTCGCAGAATTAGATGATGGACTCATAGAACTTGATATTTTTACAAATCTAGTCTTAGCATTTAGTGATTCTTGTAAACTTCATCCTGAAGCTGAAATCGGAGTTCATCAAATTAGAACTATTTGTTCAGCAGATAATTTGGGTAATCCAGCACCTGAAGGTATCCATCAAGATGGTACTGATTTTATCGGCATATTTTCAGTAGATAGAGATAATATTCAAGGTGGAGAAACACATCTATATGCTGCCAAAAAAGAAAATCCTGTATTTAGCAAAGTTTTAAATCCGGGAGAACTTTTATTAGTTAATGATCATGATTTTTTCCACTTCACCACTCCCATAAAACCACAGTATGACGCTCAAGGAAGTAGGGATGTTTTTGTACTAACTTCTCCTAGCTTGCTTTCGGAATAATTCTAGTCAAATGTAAATATTTTGCAATCTACGAGATATGGGGAATTGAATGTAGTCATTTCCCCAGCTTTTTTGTTTGGAATTGGAAATAATCTAGCTGAGAGTGGTTTATCTAACTTGATGGCTAAAGTTGCCATATCAATTAATAAAGCTGCAATTTTTTCTATCGTTATATCACCCGGAATCGGAACTGTATCCAGTCCACAACCACAAACTGCTGAATATAATAATAAATTTGTAATATCATAAGTTTGCTCATTAGCTCTGGTAGCCAGTCCCACATCTTCACAAACTGGAAGCATCAGCCCAGAGTAACCACAGATTTTTACTGATACATTTTTCAGTACACGAGTCAGCATACCAGAAATGCTGAGAGTTCCAGAATGCCCAAACTTACCATTAATCAATTTTTCATAAGCAAAAGCAATACTGTTTTTCTTATCCAAGGATGGGGCTAGAGAGGTATCGATTCCTGTATATGTAACGGCGAATCTATCAGATATTTTTTCGGCAATAACCGCAACTTGATTTAATTCAGATTTTAAAAGTAATTGCAGGTTTTGCTCTCCTGTTATCATATTTTTAGCTTGTGAAAATGCTTGCATTACCAAGTCACCTAACTCTAAACCTATAGCGAAAGATGTATTGCCTCTATGGTAGGCTGTAGGAAAAAATGGGATACCTGGCTGACAGTTTGCCCATGCACAAAAACGAAAATTACCATAACCATTTTCACTTTCTTGGGAAATACGTTTAATAACTTTAGCGGATTCCCTAGCATTCTCAAAATTGATACCAGTTTCACTGTCGCCAATTTTGCTAGAGCAATAAATAATCGATGTATTTTTGTTGATATCTGGAATTATATTTATAGTTTCAGGTTTGCTGGCATAACCAATATTGAAAAAGCTGATATTCAAACTTTGGCAAAGTTTTTCTAGAGTTTGAATTCCATTGATAATTTCAATTTTCGACAAGCCTTGCAGATATTCTTCCCAGCTATTAGTGGCGATTCTAGTTGTTTGTACTTCATATCCTTGTTTTTCAAAGAGAATCTTTGCTTGCTGATTAAAGTCAGCAGCTTGCTTAATTGTTTCCTGATCTTGTAAAGATTGAAGTGATATACCTGTTGTGATAGTTCTGATTTTCATTGGTATAACTCATTATTGATAAGATTAATCAAAGTTTTAGCCAAGATTTGTACTAAATCTAACTGCAAAACCTGGAGTGTACAATATTCAATTGCATGAATATCGCCAATAAAATTTACGGGGTTTGTTCGTTTTAATTCACGGCAAATCCAAAATGAAGCAAAGCTACGCTGAATACTTAGAATATTAAGAGTAAGTGGATAGGTTAGGCTACGAAGCAAGCTTGCTGGAATTCAACTAACTGAATCAACCAAACAAATGTTATGAATGACGAATTTTACAATAGAGGATTGGAAAAGGCTAGGCGAAAAGACTACGCTGGAGCAATTGAGGAATTTAGCCATGCTGTACAACTGACACCTTACTTTGCCGAAGCTTACTTGCAAAGGGGTTTAGCATATTATGACTCAGGAGCAATCCTTAAGGCTGTTTCAGATTATACTGAAGCTCTGAAACTTAATCCTGAGAGTGTAGAAGCATATTATTGTCGTGCATTGGCTAGGGTGGCGCTGAAAAATTTACCAGGGGCGCTGGAAGATGTTGAACGCGCTATTCGTCTCAATCTCAATTATGCTGCGGCTTATAATCTGCGGGGAATGGTGCGGCGCAAACAGGGTTATCTTCAAGATGC contains:
- the modA gene encoding molybdate ABC transporter substrate-binding protein — translated: MNRRRLIAWIATAVTSMMLVIGSQFINLSPANSTTTLRVFAAVSLTNALNDIKTQYQSANPSVNVVYTFGASGTLLSQIQAGAAADIFISAATDQIDVLQNATPSKLVAGSRKNIVKNRLVLIAPTTPPVSAGSAALTSFNGLTNANITGIAIGDYTGTPPVVPAGNYAKQVLTSRGIFTTVSPKTYLASNVRNVLTAVENKTLVVGGVSKTIDAGAVYKTDAAISTKVRVVETALTTESDPIVYPLGILANTTVLSTAQSFSTYLSGTTAQNIFKNTYGFILP
- a CDS encoding fasciclin domain-containing protein, coding for MANIIDTATNNGSFKTLVAAIQAAGLVDTLKGDGPFTVFAPTDEAFNKLPAGTVDALLKDIPKLKKILTYHVVSGKVLAADVAKLKTAKTVEGSDVKIDASNGVKINDAKVATADVAADNGVIHVIDTVLIPA
- the sfsA gene encoding DNA/RNA nuclease SfsA, translating into MMDWLYRYPPLYPGILLKRYKRFFADVQLTSGEIVTAHCPNTGPMTGVSTPQSAVQLSKSDNLNRKLAYTLELIQVHDNEPTWVGINTFLPNRVVKLALAKYLFPELGEYSQIKGEVVYGLDKKSRVDFFLTGSDEERPIYLEVKNTTLSEGRLALFPDTETTRGQKHLRELMALLPLTRAVMLYFINRGDCIEFSPGDRTDPVYGKLLRDAIALGLEVLPCRFDISPEGIRYLGLAKLKI
- a CDS encoding transposase; the protein is MKKIPQTDAIFDNVFQENQASDENPKSLRVSIDTKAKVKIGNLSRGGKARTLEAKAADDHDTQWEAVLVPFGILNTHSEKLTIYLGQSAETSDFIVDCLTAWWYENQHDYQDYDEWVIDLDGGAATRSNRTQFIKRMVELSQAINLRIRLIYYPPYHSKYNPIERCWAALENYWNGAILDSIEVAIKWASNMTWKGIAPIVHRVEATYEKGIKVLSQELEHYQTFWQPSETLPKWDITIFPV
- a CDS encoding 2OG-Fe dioxygenase family protein: MQKLETATELEYAFLFTLRKVNSINPEGFKPFFSNMPIDPYIKGNYRSRRLSRFTVSGNQLIKLPHGYLFQSKEYNPLVGDIKREFAELDDGLIELDIFTNLVLAFSDSCKLHPEAEIGVHQIRTICSADNLGNPAPEGIHQDGTDFIGIFSVDRDNIQGGETHLYAAKKENPVFSKVLNPGELLLVNDHDFFHFTTPIKPQYDAQGSRDVFVLTSPSLLSE
- a CDS encoding DUF711 family protein, which produces MKIRTITTGISLQSLQDQETIKQAADFNQQAKILFEKQGYEVQTTRIATNSWEEYLQGLSKIEIINGIQTLEKLCQSLNISFFNIGYASKPETINIIPDINKNTSIIYCSSKIGDSETGINFENARESAKVIKRISQESENGYGNFRFCAWANCQPGIPFFPTAYHRGNTSFAIGLELGDLVMQAFSQAKNMITGEQNLQLLLKSELNQVAVIAEKISDRFAVTYTGIDTSLAPSLDKKNSIAFAYEKLINGKFGHSGTLSISGMLTRVLKNVSVKICGYSGLMLPVCEDVGLATRANEQTYDITNLLLYSAVCGCGLDTVPIPGDITIEKIAALLIDMATLAIKLDKPLSARLFPIPNKKAGEMTTFNSPYLVDCKIFTFD